A window from Bacteroidota bacterium encodes these proteins:
- a CDS encoding inorganic diphosphatase, translated as MQNLKDVPIGANAPDVINAIIEIPRGSRMKVEYDPELGLFRLDRVLYSSVHYPYSYGFIPSTLWGDGDPLDILVFCDQDLFTGLLLEVIPIGALEMTDDKGSDLKIVAVAAGDQSVNQMTEYTELAEHRRLEIEHFFETYKLLEGKGVQVGHWLPSNKAKAAIMSARRNHEQAASSFQP; from the coding sequence ATGCAAAACCTTAAAGATGTTCCGATCGGAGCCAACGCGCCCGACGTCATTAACGCAATCATTGAAATTCCACGAGGCTCCCGGATGAAGGTGGAGTATGACCCTGAACTCGGGCTCTTTCGGCTGGACCGAGTCCTCTACTCGTCGGTTCATTATCCCTATTCGTATGGCTTCATCCCTTCAACCCTCTGGGGCGATGGTGATCCGCTCGACATTCTGGTCTTTTGCGATCAGGACCTGTTTACGGGTCTGCTGCTCGAAGTGATTCCCATTGGCGCGCTGGAAATGACCGATGACAAAGGAAGCGACCTGAAGATTGTCGCAGTCGCAGCGGGCGATCAGAGTGTGAACCAGATGACGGAATACACCGAATTGGCGGAACACCGGCGCCTCGAGATCGAACACTTTTTCGAAACCTACAAGCTGCTCGAAGGCAAAGGTGTACAGGTCGGACATTGGCTGCCATCGAATAAGGCCAAAGCCGCGATCATGAGTGCCAGAAGAAATCATGAGCAGGCCGCATCAAGTTTTCAACCCTGA